From the genome of Chloroflexota bacterium:
GCCTCAGTTCGCCGACACCTGCTCCAGCTCCAGCGGCGCCTGCCGGTTCGTCCCCAGCTTGATGAAGTCCAGCGCATCGTGGGGGTCCTCGAACCCCTCCGCAAATATCTCCAGCTCGTTCCCGTCCGGGTCCTGGAAGTAGACGCTCTTGGTGATCGTGTGGTCCGTCGTCCGGCTGATCGTCGCGCCCATCTCCTCCAGCCGCCCCTTCAGCTCCTTGAGCTCCGGCAGCCCACCCTCGATCTGGAACGCGATGTGGCTCAGCCCCACCTTGCCCCGCTCCGCCCCCTCGGGCGCTTGGAACAGCGCGATGTCATGGTGCTGCGCCCCAAACGACAGGAACGCCGCCCGGTGGTTCTCCTTCAGGTCGACCACCTCCAGCCCCAGCGCCCTGGTG
Proteins encoded in this window:
- a CDS encoding VOC family protein — encoded protein: MARVNKVAHVVLSVTDVLTSVDFYTRALGLEVVDLKENHRAAFLSFGAQHHDIALFQAPEGAERGKVGLSHIAFQIEGGLPELKELKGRLEEMGATISRTTDHTITKSVYFQDPDGNELEIFAEGFEDPHDALDFIKLGTNRQAPLELEQVSAN